CGCTCGGCCTGACCCCCGCCGACCCCCGCTACCCGACGATCTGGCAGACCCGGGTCGACGACCTCGAGCAGGTCATCGACGAACTGGACACCGTCATCGCCGCGGTCCCCGGCCTGAGCGGCCGGGTCGATACCGAGCGCCTCGCCGTCGCCGGTCACTCCTGGGGCGGGCAGTCGATCGGGATGCTGCTCGGCGCCCGCGTTCTGGACGCTCAGGGCCGGCCGGGCGAGGACCGCACCGACCAGCGGGTGAAGGCGGGCGTGCTGCTGTCCACCACCGGTGTCGCCCGGGGGGACCTGGCGCCCTTCGCCCAGGAACACTTCGCGTTCATGAGCCCGGACTTCACCCAGCTCGCCACGCCCTCGATCGTCGTCGCCGGTGACCACGACCAGTCGCAGCTGTCGTCGCGGGGCCCGGACTGGTTCACCGACGTCTACCACTACAGCCCCGGCGCCCAGCACCTGGTGACCCTGGTCGGCGGAGAGCACACCCTCGGCGGCATCCAGGACTACGCCTCGACCGCCACCACCGACGAGAGCCCCGAGCGCGTCGACCTGGTCCGCCGGACCACCACGGCCTTCCTGCGGACCGCCCTCGGTATCGACGCCGGCGCCTGGGCCGACGCCACCGCGACCCCGGCCGAACCCGTCGGCCACATCGAGTCCAAGTAGTCCCCCGCACCACCGGCCGGGGCCCAGGGCACGTCCTGGGACCCGGCCGGCCGAAGCATCCGGCTCCGGGCAACGAGGAAGGCACATCATCGTGACCAGGGACCAGCGTCCCCTCGGCAGCGGATTCACCGCCGCCTCCACCTCCACCGACGTCATCGACGGCCTCGACCTCACCGGCCGGAACGTGATCGTCACCGGCGGGCACGGCCGGCTCGGACGTGAGATCACCCGCACCCTGGCCGCCGCCGGTGCGTCCGTGACCGTCGCATCACGTGATCCGCACCGGGCGCGATCGGCCCTCACCGGCATCGAGC
Above is a genomic segment from Kineosporia corallincola containing:
- a CDS encoding alpha/beta hydrolase family protein, with protein sequence MSTAEATPLHPTPVISVRPVTLPAPSTRGEDLQIRITAPATGTNLPVIVFAHGFGQSMTAADPLVDHWTANGFVVVQPTFLDSTTLGLTPADPRYPTIWQTRVDDLEQVIDELDTVIAAVPGLSGRVDTERLAVAGHSWGGQSIGMLLGARVLDAQGRPGEDRTDQRVKAGVLLSTTGVARGDLAPFAQEHFAFMSPDFTQLATPSIVVAGDHDQSQLSSRGPDWFTDVYHYSPGAQHLVTLVGGEHTLGGIQDYASTATTDESPERVDLVRRTTTAFLRTALGIDAGAWADATATPAEPVGHIESK